A genomic region of Zalophus californianus isolate mZalCal1 chromosome 1, mZalCal1.pri.v2, whole genome shotgun sequence contains the following coding sequences:
- the CD320 gene encoding CD320 antigen, whose protein sequence is MAQGGVRRTAALGLALRLLLGFGLGLEAAPTPVPIQFLAQAPGSCPPTSFQCRTSGFCVPLTLRCDRDKDCPDGSDEEECRIKPCAQDGECQPPTGSPCTCDNVDDCPDGIVENVHNCSSQPCPAGELRCPLGGACIPRTWLCDGHPDCPASSDELGCGTETLQQGTATSTGTPVTPHSVPSLRNATASPVGDQDSVQSGNRSAYGVIAAAVVLSAGVAAISLFVLFRLSALGCLRPLGLLMVVKESLLLSDRRTSLL, encoded by the exons ATGGCGCAGGGCGGAGTGCGGCGGACAGCGGCCCTGGGCCTGGCGCTGCGGCTGCTGCTCGGCTTCGGGCTGGGCCTGGAGGCCGCCCCGACCCCGGTCCCGATCCAGTTCTTGGCCCAGGCCCCAG GCTCGTGCCCGCCCACCAGCTTCCAGTGCCGCACCAGTGGCTTCTGCGTGCCCCTCACTCTGCGCTGCGACAGGGACAAGGACTGCCCCGACGGCAGCGATGAGGAGGAGTGCA GAATCAAGCCTTGTGCCCAGGACGGAGAGTGCCAGCCACCCACTGGCAGCCCCTGCACTTGTGACAACGTCGATGACTGCCCAGATGGCATCGTGGAGAATGTTCACAACTGCAGTTCCCAGCCCTGCCCGGCGGGGGAGCTCCGCTGCCCGCTAGGCGGTGCCTGCATCCCACGCACCTGGCTCTGCGATGGCCATCCTGACTGTCCCGCCTCCAGTGATGAGCTTGGCTGTG GAACTGAGACCCTCCAGCAAGGGACTGCCACGTCCACGGGGACCCCTGTGACCCCGCACAGTGTCCCCTCTCTCAGGAATGCTACAGCGAGCCCCGTTGGGGACCAGGATTCCGTTCAGTCTGGAAACCGGAGTGCTTATGGGGTTATCGCGGCTGCGG TGGTGCTCAGTGCCGGTGTGGCTGCCATCTCCCTGTTCGTGCTGTTCCGGCTCTCTGCCCTGGGGTGCCTGCGCCCGCTGGGGCTGCTTATGGTCGTGAAGGAGTCCCTGCTGCTGTCCGACAGGAGGACCTCGCTGCTCTGA